The following coding sequences are from one Hyphomicrobiales bacterium window:
- a CDS encoding extracellular solute-binding protein: MINKKDIAPGISRRTALKGLAATTALAATPFSIARAQSDVTLRWWSPQAAPAQVEAYELQIANFEAATGIRVEFETTSDEGYAPQLAAAFSSGEVPDIVTHLPSFAVQSYYANDLLVPFNDVIEAIGSDDYFPGANNVYRAADGNYCGTGIGNSAANMLWLRRDLMEEAGIDSAPETWDELRAAVSAMQTGGLFGAPLPYGRNSMTSLIFIGFIHQAGGQVFSPDLEVAIDNEGTRNALEFYREMREFCPPGATNYSWGESLTAFVSGATATGIYTGRVLANVNNQNPDIADHVTCVRYPRISTDVAPWTFNDFPSVFIPAQSQNIDAAKQFAAFLFDPEGYIKQLHAAPGHVLPVLQSINNNPMYQNNDIIQKYAPEVELMAESAAGGFNLGYESADHQSNEKAGEIIGSNVISDLVQKVVLNGDNVDTALSDASMAIEAIVNG; this comes from the coding sequence GTGATCAACAAAAAAGACATTGCGCCGGGCATTTCGCGCCGAACAGCGCTCAAAGGCCTGGCCGCGACGACAGCTCTGGCAGCAACGCCCTTTAGCATTGCGCGGGCACAAAGCGATGTGACGCTCCGCTGGTGGTCGCCGCAAGCTGCTCCGGCGCAAGTTGAAGCCTACGAATTGCAGATTGCCAACTTCGAAGCCGCCACCGGCATTCGCGTTGAATTCGAAACCACCTCTGATGAAGGCTATGCGCCGCAACTGGCTGCAGCATTCTCCTCGGGCGAAGTGCCTGACATTGTCACCCACCTGCCGTCCTTCGCGGTACAGTCTTACTATGCCAACGATTTGCTGGTTCCGTTCAACGATGTGATCGAAGCCATTGGCTCCGACGACTACTTCCCCGGCGCTAACAATGTGTATCGCGCCGCCGACGGGAACTATTGCGGTACGGGCATCGGAAACTCGGCGGCCAACATGCTCTGGCTGCGCCGTGACCTGATGGAAGAAGCTGGCATCGACAGCGCGCCTGAGACTTGGGACGAGCTGCGCGCTGCTGTCTCCGCCATGCAGACCGGTGGTCTGTTTGGTGCGCCCCTGCCCTATGGCCGCAACTCAATGACGTCGCTGATATTCATTGGCTTCATTCACCAGGCTGGTGGTCAGGTATTCTCGCCGGATCTTGAGGTCGCCATCGACAATGAAGGTACCCGCAATGCGCTGGAATTCTATCGCGAGATGCGCGAATTCTGCCCTCCCGGCGCGACAAACTATTCCTGGGGCGAAAGCCTGACGGCCTTCGTGTCCGGCGCAACAGCGACCGGCATCTACACCGGCCGCGTGCTTGCCAATGTCAACAACCAGAACCCGGACATCGCCGACCATGTGACTTGCGTGCGCTACCCGCGCATTTCGACCGACGTCGCGCCGTGGACGTTCAACGACTTCCCGTCGGTATTCATTCCGGCACAGTCGCAGAACATCGATGCGGCCAAGCAGTTTGCGGCCTTCCTGTTCGATCCGGAAGGGTACATCAAACAGTTGCACGCTGCGCCTGGTCATGTGCTGCCAGTGTTGCAGTCAATTAACAACAATCCGATGTACCAGAACAACGACATCATCCAGAAGTACGCGCCTGAAGTGGAGCTGATGGCTGAGTCTGCTGCTGGTGGTTTCAACCTCGGATACGAAAGTGCCGATCACCAGTCCAACGAAAAGGCTGGCGAGATCATCGGCTCAAACGTTATCTCCGATCTGGTGCAGAAGGTTGTGCTGAACGGCGACAATGTGGATACCGCGCTAAGCGATGCATCGATGGCCATCGAAGCCATCGTCAACGGCTAA
- a CDS encoding dihydrodipicolinate synthase family protein, whose amino-acid sequence MNRHSIDWAGPMPAVTTPFHADLSMDEEGFVANIHRLLNAGATGIVAAGCTGEFWALSLAERERLAKLTVEACKGRGPAIVGTGAIREGEVIEQIDAAKTAGADAVLVMPAYFAHLSDSETIEHFEAIDAKSTLPIVLYNIPGNAGNAITPAIADKLADLDNVVAIKESSGAWQNFHQTLNLVKDRIRVFCGPSSTIGVAAALAGADGHIDCFPNVWENCLQLWYKTKAGKMDEAWALQATGQAMTDLFISEGRTLYPATKAAMNFLGFPGGGVPRPPLRPLSGTALKGLQAGMDSLIGTNKQVA is encoded by the coding sequence ATGAACAGACACAGCATCGACTGGGCCGGTCCCATGCCGGCGGTGACCACGCCTTTTCATGCCGATCTTTCGATGGATGAAGAAGGGTTTGTCGCCAACATCCATCGCCTCCTGAATGCCGGCGCAACCGGCATAGTCGCTGCAGGATGCACAGGCGAATTCTGGGCACTGTCGCTGGCCGAGCGCGAACGCTTGGCCAAGCTGACCGTTGAAGCGTGCAAGGGTCGTGGCCCTGCCATCGTCGGCACGGGCGCGATCCGCGAAGGCGAAGTGATCGAGCAGATTGACGCGGCCAAAACCGCAGGTGCGGACGCCGTGCTTGTGATGCCTGCCTATTTTGCCCATCTCTCCGACAGCGAAACCATCGAGCATTTCGAAGCTATCGATGCGAAGTCGACGCTGCCCATCGTGCTCTACAACATTCCTGGCAATGCCGGGAATGCGATCACACCAGCCATCGCCGACAAGCTAGCTGACCTGGACAATGTTGTAGCGATCAAGGAGAGCAGCGGCGCTTGGCAGAATTTTCATCAGACGCTGAACTTGGTGAAAGATCGTATTCGCGTGTTCTGCGGACCATCCTCGACAATTGGCGTGGCCGCTGCTCTGGCCGGCGCTGACGGCCACATCGACTGCTTCCCCAATGTTTGGGAAAACTGCCTGCAGCTTTGGTACAAAACTAAGGCAGGTAAGATGGATGAAGCCTGGGCATTGCAAGCGACGGGTCAGGCAATGACCGACCTTTTCATCAGCGAGGGGCGCACGCTTTATCCGGCGACCAAAGCTGCAATGAACTTTCTTGGTTTTCCAGGTGGCGGCGTTCCACGCCCACCTTTGCGCCCGCTTTCTGGCACTGCCCTTAAAGGTCTACAGGCGGGCATGGACAGCCTGATTGGCACGAACAAGCAGGTCGCCTGA
- a CDS encoding ABC transporter ATP-binding protein has protein sequence MAAVVFSNVRKEFGSFTAVHGLDLSIDEGEFVSLLGPSGCGKTTTLRMLAGLEFPTSGNIHIGDRVVNDVAPGQRDIAMVFQSYALYPHMTVAQNIAYPLKKRGVGAAEQKTQVAATAELLQLTELLGRKPRQLSGGQQQRVALGRALVRDPKVFLLDEPLSNLDAKLRGYMRVELVELHRRLGRTMVYVTHDQLEAMTMSDRIAVMEGGELQQFAPPTEVYAAPANRFVASFIGTPGMTLMDGELSNEGDSWMFKADGVSLTVGQLGENAAAGPACLGVRPEHVRIGEGPIKGVIQVVEKTGHENIVLLELSGGHRLTGRVPAPQSWSPGETVSLSFDADHAHIFGPGPKGPRLNRAASVETMTNPALQKALP, from the coding sequence ATGGCCGCTGTGGTCTTCTCAAACGTTAGAAAAGAGTTTGGCAGTTTCACCGCCGTGCACGGTCTTGATCTGTCGATTGACGAAGGTGAGTTCGTATCTTTGCTGGGCCCGTCGGGCTGCGGTAAGACGACAACACTGCGCATGCTGGCCGGCCTGGAATTCCCGACCTCCGGCAACATCCATATTGGTGATCGGGTGGTCAATGACGTCGCACCTGGCCAGCGCGACATCGCCATGGTCTTCCAGTCCTACGCGCTCTATCCGCACATGACGGTGGCGCAGAACATCGCCTATCCGCTGAAAAAGCGTGGTGTTGGAGCGGCAGAGCAAAAAACGCAGGTCGCCGCAACGGCTGAGCTTCTGCAACTGACCGAATTGCTTGGCCGCAAACCACGCCAGCTTTCCGGTGGCCAACAGCAGCGGGTTGCACTTGGCCGGGCATTGGTACGCGATCCCAAAGTGTTTCTGCTCGACGAGCCGCTGTCGAACCTTGATGCCAAACTGCGCGGCTATATGCGTGTCGAGCTTGTTGAGCTGCACCGGCGCCTTGGCAGGACCATGGTCTATGTCACGCATGATCAGCTCGAAGCGATGACCATGTCGGATCGCATTGCCGTCATGGAGGGCGGCGAGCTTCAGCAGTTCGCCCCACCAACCGAGGTGTATGCCGCACCGGCCAACCGGTTCGTGGCAAGTTTCATCGGCACGCCTGGCATGACACTGATGGATGGCGAACTTTCCAACGAAGGCGATAGCTGGATGTTCAAGGCCGACGGCGTGTCACTGACCGTCGGACAGCTTGGCGAAAACGCTGCCGCAGGCCCCGCATGCCTGGGCGTGCGCCCAGAGCATGTCCGGATCGGCGAGGGACCGATAAAGGGCGTCATTCAGGTGGTGGAAAAGACCGGGCACGAAAACATCGTGCTGCTGGAGCTCTCCGGTGGCCATCGTCTGACCGGTCGCGTTCCGGCGCCGCAATCATGGAGCCCTGGGGAAACAGTTTCACTATCCTTCGACGCGGACCACGCCCACATTTTTGGACCGGGTCCAAAAGGCCCAAGGCTCAATCGCGCAGCCAGCGTTGAGACAATGACCAACCCTGCCCTTCAGAAAGCCCTGCCATGA
- a CDS encoding FAD-binding oxidoreductase: MTAADTLVIGGGVTGTVAAIALAEQGARVTILDAATNAGSDSNAGSLHVQMQSRFMRLYPDQVANVEASLPFYREAADVWAQLDQDLGGLELVRQGGLMLAESADQLAFLETKAKREASKGLKVEILDRTALDKVAPWLGPQIVGAELCKDEGKLNPLIANAKLKAWSATLGVERRTVRVERLDQGPGDISAVTSDGIFGADQVIIAAAWGSGDLVAPFGITIPTKAEPLHMNITESGAPAIHHLVQHAERSITLKQFGSGQIVIGGGWPATGRGANHPPAVASSSLMGNVALAAKLVPRIAGLRVIRTWAGMNTTIDGASVIGRLPQTDRIIMAIPGDAGYTLGPLVGQAAAAFALGEKPDTDVERFSPHRFAA; the protein is encoded by the coding sequence ATGACAGCGGCTGACACGCTCGTCATTGGCGGCGGCGTAACCGGCACCGTCGCAGCGATTGCCTTGGCCGAACAAGGCGCGCGCGTCACGATCCTCGATGCTGCAACCAATGCCGGTTCAGACAGCAATGCCGGATCGCTGCACGTGCAAATGCAAAGCCGTTTTATGCGCCTCTATCCCGATCAGGTGGCCAACGTTGAAGCCTCCCTGCCCTTTTATCGTGAAGCAGCCGACGTCTGGGCACAACTTGACCAAGATCTTGGCGGCCTCGAGTTGGTGCGCCAAGGCGGGTTGATGTTGGCCGAAAGCGCCGACCAATTGGCGTTCTTGGAAACCAAAGCGAAACGGGAGGCGTCCAAGGGTCTCAAGGTCGAGATTCTTGACCGCACCGCCCTCGACAAGGTGGCGCCCTGGCTTGGTCCGCAGATTGTCGGCGCGGAACTGTGCAAGGACGAGGGCAAGCTCAACCCGTTGATAGCCAACGCGAAATTAAAGGCGTGGTCGGCGACGCTTGGCGTTGAACGCCGCACCGTGCGCGTTGAGCGATTGGACCAGGGGCCGGGCGACATATCGGCGGTCACGTCCGACGGAATTTTTGGCGCAGACCAAGTCATCATCGCCGCGGCGTGGGGATCGGGCGATCTGGTTGCCCCCTTTGGGATCACGATCCCGACCAAGGCTGAGCCGCTGCACATGAACATCACGGAATCCGGCGCGCCAGCAATCCACCATCTGGTGCAGCATGCAGAGCGGTCAATCACGCTCAAACAGTTCGGCTCGGGGCAAATCGTGATTGGTGGCGGTTGGCCGGCAACGGGTCGCGGCGCCAACCATCCGCCTGCGGTGGCATCATCATCATTGATGGGCAACGTGGCTTTGGCCGCCAAGCTCGTGCCCAGGATCGCCGGTCTGCGGGTCATCCGCACCTGGGCCGGCATGAACACCACGATCGATGGCGCCTCGGTGATCGGTCGTCTGCCGCAGACCGACCGCATCATCATGGCGATACCCGGCGATGCCGGCTACACGCTTGGACCGCTGGTTGGGCAGGCGGCGGCCGCTTTTGCGCTTGGCGAAAAACCCGACACCGATGTCGAGCGTTTTTCTCCGCATCGCTTTGCCGCTTAG
- a CDS encoding aminotransferase class III-fold pyridoxal phosphate-dependent enzyme, protein MTLDPRINDELAAWDRDHLLHPTTHTANHARGDVPGRIVTGGEGVFIEDRDGKRYLDAFAALYCVNAGYGRTEIADAISEQAHKLAFFHSFAGQGNEPAIRLAKMIMDRAPDHMARVYFGLSGSDANETNVKLAWHYNILRGKPEKRKIISRWRAYHGSGIVSGSMTGLQSYHARFHLPLDGFLHTHSPQYLRRPDADMGEADFVDWLIGDLEAMIEREGPDTICAFIGEPAMGTGGIMPPPEEYWARVQEVLARHDILLIADEVVTGFGRSGAMFGSETYDLKPDFMTIAKGLTSAYAPLSGSIISQRVFDVLMQGSDDFGPLAHGWTYSAHPVSAAAGIATLNLIDEMGLVENAHAMGPVFQQALNEAMDGQPNVAEVRGVGLMAAVEFAADPADRDWFPPMTVGPKIAEAMTQRGVIARAMPEANTIGFAPPLCISADEITTIAQTLRAAADEVLPQ, encoded by the coding sequence ATGACTCTTGATCCTCGTATCAATGATGAGTTGGCCGCATGGGATCGGGATCATCTTCTGCACCCGACCACGCACACGGCGAACCACGCTCGCGGCGATGTGCCTGGGCGCATCGTCACTGGCGGCGAAGGTGTTTTCATCGAAGACCGGGATGGCAAACGCTACCTCGACGCGTTCGCCGCGCTCTATTGCGTGAACGCTGGCTATGGGCGCACCGAGATAGCCGACGCGATTTCTGAGCAGGCGCACAAGCTTGCCTTTTTTCATTCCTTTGCGGGCCAGGGCAATGAACCGGCGATCCGGCTGGCCAAGATGATCATGGATCGCGCGCCCGATCACATGGCGCGGGTCTATTTTGGCCTGTCAGGATCGGATGCCAACGAGACCAATGTGAAGCTCGCTTGGCACTACAATATCTTGCGCGGCAAACCTGAAAAACGGAAGATCATCAGCCGCTGGCGGGCCTATCATGGCTCAGGGATCGTGTCCGGGTCGATGACCGGTCTGCAATCCTATCATGCACGTTTCCATCTTCCATTGGATGGGTTCTTGCACACGCACAGCCCGCAATATCTGCGCCGTCCAGACGCCGACATGGGCGAGGCCGATTTCGTCGATTGGCTGATCGGTGATCTCGAAGCGATGATTGAACGTGAGGGCCCGGATACGATCTGCGCTTTTATTGGTGAACCCGCTATGGGGACTGGCGGCATCATGCCCCCGCCTGAGGAATACTGGGCGCGCGTCCAAGAGGTTTTAGCGCGGCACGACATTCTGCTGATCGCTGACGAAGTGGTGACCGGGTTCGGTCGCAGCGGCGCGATGTTTGGGTCTGAAACCTACGATCTGAAGCCAGACTTCATGACCATCGCCAAGGGGCTGACGTCGGCCTACGCCCCACTTTCGGGCTCGATTATCTCGCAGCGGGTGTTTGACGTTTTGATGCAAGGATCAGACGATTTCGGCCCGCTTGCTCATGGCTGGACTTATTCGGCACATCCAGTCAGCGCCGCAGCCGGGATCGCGACCCTTAATCTGATCGACGAGATGGGTTTGGTGGAGAACGCTCACGCCATGGGTCCGGTTTTCCAACAAGCTCTGAACGAAGCCATGGATGGCCAACCGAACGTTGCTGAAGTGCGAGGTGTGGGCCTAATGGCAGCTGTGGAGTTTGCCGCCGACCCAGCCGATCGAGATTGGTTCCCCCCCATGACCGTTGGACCAAAAATCGCCGAAGCCATGACGCAACGCGGCGTAATCGCGCGCGCCATGCCGGAAGCCAACACTATTGGCTTCGCCCCGCCGCTTTGTATTTCAGCTGATGAAATCACGACCATCGCTCAGACCCTGCGCGCCGCCGCAGATGAGGTTTTACCCCAATGA
- a CDS encoding helix-turn-helix domain-containing protein, giving the protein MPAEKAKSKASDTPAGLMTAAPDDLDETGNGAPNSRDYVSSLARGLDVLRAFNRTRRKMTLSEVAAETGNTRAGARRILLTLVREGYAVADGRLFDLTPQVLELGFSVLSSKGTWDIARPFIEHLSEETRESVSAAILDNFDVVYVSGTQFHRVISVGITVGRRFPAHATATGRVLLAGLPEDQWLGMLQSIPLTRMTDRTVTDRAEFRKVLEDVRDKGWSLVDQELETGLMSIAVPLYLSSGVMAGAINVGVPTLRMTTTEMVDFILPKLQDTVSKISQALRR; this is encoded by the coding sequence ATGCCTGCAGAAAAGGCCAAATCGAAGGCTTCCGATACGCCTGCTGGATTGATGACGGCAGCGCCGGATGACTTGGACGAGACCGGTAACGGTGCGCCCAATTCACGTGATTACGTCAGTTCGCTGGCGCGCGGGCTAGATGTTCTGCGCGCTTTCAATCGGACCCGACGAAAAATGACGCTCTCCGAGGTCGCCGCCGAGACAGGAAACACCCGCGCTGGCGCCCGCCGAATCCTCCTGACATTGGTGCGAGAGGGCTATGCGGTGGCCGATGGTAGACTGTTTGATCTAACGCCGCAGGTGCTCGAGCTCGGATTTTCCGTGCTGTCCTCCAAAGGCACATGGGACATTGCGCGGCCCTTTATCGAACATCTTTCGGAGGAGACCCGCGAGAGTGTTTCTGCGGCGATCTTGGACAATTTCGACGTCGTTTATGTCAGCGGCACGCAGTTTCATCGAGTGATCAGTGTCGGCATTACGGTTGGACGACGTTTTCCCGCACACGCAACGGCGACGGGGCGCGTTCTCTTGGCTGGGCTTCCAGAAGATCAGTGGTTGGGCATGCTGCAAAGCATACCGCTGACGCGTATGACCGATCGTACGGTGACCGACCGCGCCGAGTTTCGAAAGGTCTTGGAGGATGTGCGCGACAAAGGCTGGTCGCTTGTCGATCAAGAACTCGAGACCGGTCTCATGTCGATCGCCGTGCCACTCTATCTTTCATCCGGTGTGATGGCCGGGGCGATCAATGTCGGCGTGCCGACTTTGCGCATGACAACGACCGAGATGGTCGATTTCATCCTTCCCAAGCTGCAGGACACCGTCAGCAAGATCAGCCAGGCATTGCGACGCTAA
- a CDS encoding carbohydrate ABC transporter permease, producing MSFVRKFAFNIFAWAIVLAVAFPLFWMLVTSVKPGFELFRRPPTMLPETWTFEHYWHLIERTNFLTYFRNSVVLSTVTTLVVVAIGTLGAYSLVRFKFRGRESLAFLVLFTYLLPSVVLIIPLYLLLVNLGLSNTIFSLVIAYTTFALPYALWLLRSFMAGIPEDLESAALVDGASRMGAFWDVILPQLLPGIISTALFTFILSWNEYLYALVLVNSDSARPLTTGVMNMLVSSFNIEWSLLMAASVMMSVPLIIVFAFLQSYLTRGFGAGGVKG from the coding sequence ATGTCGTTTGTCCGCAAGTTCGCGTTCAATATCTTCGCCTGGGCGATCGTTCTGGCTGTCGCATTCCCGCTGTTTTGGATGCTGGTCACTTCGGTGAAACCGGGATTTGAGCTGTTCCGCCGCCCGCCGACAATGCTGCCTGAAACCTGGACGTTCGAGCACTATTGGCACCTTATCGAGCGGACCAATTTCCTCACCTATTTCCGTAATTCAGTTGTGCTTTCCACAGTCACGACCTTGGTGGTTGTCGCGATCGGAACACTCGGCGCCTACAGCCTCGTGCGCTTCAAGTTCCGTGGCCGTGAGAGCCTCGCGTTTCTGGTGCTCTTCACCTATCTGCTGCCGTCGGTCGTGCTGATCATTCCGCTTTATCTGCTGCTGGTGAACCTTGGCTTGTCCAACACAATCTTCAGCCTGGTGATTGCCTACACGACGTTTGCCTTACCCTATGCGCTTTGGCTTCTACGCTCGTTCATGGCGGGTATTCCAGAAGACTTGGAAAGTGCTGCGCTTGTTGATGGCGCATCGCGGATGGGTGCCTTCTGGGATGTAATCCTGCCGCAGCTCCTGCCTGGCATCATTTCAACAGCGCTGTTCACGTTCATCCTGAGCTGGAACGAATATCTCTACGCTTTGGTATTGGTGAACTCCGATAGCGCGCGTCCGCTCACGACCGGCGTGATGAATATGCTGGTCTCATCCTTCAATATTGAGTGGTCGCTGCTGATGGCCGCCTCGGTGATGATGAGCGTACCGCTCATTATCGTCTTCGCCTTCCTACAAAGCTATTTGACCCGCGGCTTCGGTGCCGGCGGCGTGAAAGGTTGA
- a CDS encoding SDR family oxidoreductase produces the protein MDLGLKGRRAIVTAASRGLGLATARSLAREGASVVMNARSEGPLSEAAKAIQDEFGVDATPVAADFNSDDGRAAILDAAGGSTDILVNNPGVRQVPTPYDEISADDWRYWLDVHFLSSVQMMQAVAPGMKAQGFGRIVNMSVSFIKFPQVGFAHSHAARLALSGASAAMTRELIGHNVTINTVCPGLFDTDALHTNLHGHAKRGNTTYEAIVQDRKGNCPAGRFADPSECGDLIAYLCSTQAGFMSGQNIVNDGGVYQGLF, from the coding sequence ATGGATCTTGGATTGAAAGGTCGGCGAGCGATCGTGACTGCGGCGAGCCGCGGATTGGGCCTCGCGACGGCGCGTTCTTTGGCACGCGAAGGTGCTTCGGTGGTAATGAATGCCCGCAGCGAAGGCCCGCTTAGCGAAGCCGCCAAGGCGATCCAGGATGAGTTTGGCGTGGACGCCACGCCGGTCGCCGCAGATTTCAACAGCGACGACGGGCGGGCAGCGATCTTAGATGCGGCGGGCGGTTCAACCGATATTCTGGTGAACAATCCAGGCGTCCGGCAGGTACCGACGCCTTACGACGAAATCTCAGCCGATGATTGGCGCTACTGGCTGGACGTTCATTTCTTGTCCTCCGTCCAGATGATGCAGGCGGTTGCACCAGGCATGAAGGCGCAAGGCTTCGGGCGTATCGTCAACATGTCGGTGAGTTTCATCAAATTCCCGCAGGTAGGCTTCGCCCACAGTCATGCGGCGCGGCTTGCTCTGTCGGGCGCATCGGCAGCCATGACGCGCGAGCTGATAGGGCACAATGTCACGATCAACACAGTCTGTCCGGGCCTGTTCGACACCGACGCTCTGCACACGAACCTTCACGGTCATGCCAAGCGCGGCAACACGACCTATGAGGCCATTGTGCAGGACCGCAAGGGCAACTGCCCAGCCGGCCGCTTTGCCGACCCGTCCGAGTGCGGCGACCTGATCGCCTATCTCTGCTCAACGCAGGCTGGCTTCATGTCGGGCCAGAACATCGTCAATGATGGCGGCGTCTATCAGGGCCTTTTCTAA
- a CDS encoding SDR family NAD(P)-dependent oxidoreductase → MTKVVMVSGGGRGLGAAITQKLLDEGWTVSLGLRDLSQADAFSGSVSAHSFDARDPATATSWVDGTIAKHGQIDALVNNAGILRMVDFEQGDEDDLDAMWSVNVKAPFRLIKAALPHLRAGGHGRVVNVASTDAKRYRGGTSVGYAMTKHALLAMTQAVRHAAWDDGVRATALCPGAIDTELLAGLPGVTPKADRMTPETVAGLVTMLLALPNQASVPELIANTRLEIVI, encoded by the coding sequence ATGACCAAGGTCGTCATGGTTTCGGGCGGCGGACGCGGCCTGGGAGCCGCGATCACGCAGAAGCTGCTCGACGAGGGTTGGACGGTGTCGCTCGGGCTGAGGGACCTGTCTCAAGCCGATGCCTTTTCCGGCTCCGTCTCGGCGCATTCCTTCGATGCGCGCGACCCTGCAACGGCCACAAGCTGGGTTGACGGTACCATCGCCAAACATGGGCAGATCGATGCGCTGGTGAACAATGCCGGTATCTTGCGCATGGTCGATTTTGAGCAGGGCGACGAGGACGATCTCGATGCCATGTGGTCGGTGAACGTCAAAGCTCCGTTCCGTCTGATCAAGGCTGCCTTACCGCATCTTCGTGCCGGGGGGCATGGCCGGGTTGTGAATGTCGCCTCGACCGACGCCAAGCGGTACCGCGGCGGGACATCGGTCGGCTACGCCATGACCAAGCACGCACTGTTGGCGATGACGCAAGCGGTGCGCCACGCAGCCTGGGATGATGGTGTGCGCGCCACAGCACTTTGTCCGGGCGCCATCGATACCGAACTGCTCGCGGGCCTACCGGGCGTAACGCCGAAGGCCGATAGGATGACTCCGGAAACCGTTGCGGGCTTGGTTACCATGCTGCTTGCCTTACCCAACCAAGCAAGCGTTCCAGAACTTATCGCCAACACCCGGCTGGAGATCGTCATATGA
- a CDS encoding sugar ABC transporter permease: MSAAPKTLLERRYAMLGVMLIAPTVIVFGSVIVYPLLSAIYLSFFNIFTPTLEGDFVGVANYFELLQTGAFWNALGNTLIWTVGTLTLQILFGVGMALVLHQNIWFRSLARSLILFPYFISTVVAVLVWKWLFNDLYGIMNHFLITLGIIDFPIDYLGTMPNAMISVILVGAWKYFPFVVIAVLARLQTIPDALYEAAKIDGAGPIARFFDVTLPQLRDVLVVIILLRAIWDFKEFDLIFLLTGGGPLSDTQTLPLLVYQEAFALNDMGMASAFAVVMMLIMLVFMIVYIRRTRSEEDA; this comes from the coding sequence ATGTCTGCGGCCCCAAAAACTTTGCTTGAACGGCGTTACGCTATGCTCGGCGTGATGCTGATCGCGCCAACGGTCATCGTGTTCGGGTCGGTTATCGTTTATCCGCTGCTTTCAGCGATTTATCTGTCTTTTTTCAATATTTTTACGCCCACGCTTGAGGGCGATTTCGTCGGCGTTGCAAACTATTTTGAGCTTCTGCAAACCGGTGCGTTCTGGAACGCGTTGGGTAACACGCTCATCTGGACAGTCGGCACGCTTACGCTGCAAATCTTGTTTGGCGTTGGCATGGCCTTGGTACTGCATCAGAACATCTGGTTCCGCAGCCTTGCCCGCTCGCTGATCCTCTTTCCCTACTTCATCTCGACCGTGGTCGCGGTGCTGGTCTGGAAGTGGCTGTTCAACGATCTCTACGGGATTATGAACCACTTCCTGATCACGCTCGGTATCATCGATTTTCCGATCGATTATCTGGGCACCATGCCCAACGCGATGATCTCTGTGATCCTTGTCGGCGCATGGAAGTATTTTCCGTTCGTTGTGATAGCCGTGCTGGCCCGCCTGCAAACGATCCCGGACGCGCTCTATGAAGCCGCCAAGATTGATGGCGCGGGGCCAATCGCTCGATTCTTTGATGTCACGCTGCCGCAGCTTCGAGACGTGCTGGTCGTCATCATTCTGCTGCGCGCGATTTGGGACTTCAAAGAGTTCGACCTCATCTTCCTGCTCACAGGCGGCGGTCCCTTAAGCGATACCCAGACGCTGCCGCTACTCGTCTATCAAGAGGCCTTCGCGCTGAACGATATGGGCATGGCGTCGGCCTTCGCCGTGGTGATGATGCTGATCATGCTTGTCTTCATGATTGTCTATATCCGACGCACGCGCAGCGAGGAGGACGCTTGA